From a single Candidatus Sulfotelmatobacter sp. genomic region:
- a CDS encoding glycosyltransferase family 1 protein: protein MMHLFINSLAASAGGGLTYVRNVLPHLAAQPDLQVTVALRPTLREELGDFQNIALVVPDIAHVGRFWYEQSALPRLIRNCRAQVLLSTGNFALRKSPIPQILLSRNSLYTCGDFYRDLLSRREYRTWLDTHMRAAFAKRSIHWADVTVAPSHAFADELIRWTSAPIVAIHHGFDRQTFFQDDTPLAPAVEEKLRRTEQSLKLLFVSHYNYYRNFETLFRALPLLRDRMGDRPVKLLLTCQLAAGKNPGTYRPEAAAALVKKLGISDMVVELGAIPYQQLHQLYRRTDLYVTPAYAETFAHPLVEAMASGVPVIASDLPVHREICQDAAAYFPPLSAKELAETLARLAGASGTSRHMADVGFERSQQFSWKAHVEEIVKLCRSLVASKTSRPDTH, encoded by the coding sequence ATGATGCATTTGTTTATCAACTCCCTCGCAGCCAGCGCGGGCGGAGGTCTGACCTATGTCCGCAACGTGCTTCCGCATTTGGCTGCGCAACCCGACCTCCAGGTCACTGTTGCTTTGCGCCCGACCCTACGGGAAGAGCTTGGCGACTTCCAAAATATTGCTCTAGTAGTGCCCGACATTGCGCACGTTGGCCGGTTCTGGTACGAACAGTCGGCGCTGCCTCGCCTCATTCGGAACTGTCGCGCCCAAGTCCTGCTTTCTACCGGAAACTTCGCGCTGCGGAAATCGCCGATACCGCAAATTCTGCTCTCCCGCAACTCGCTCTACACCTGCGGCGACTTTTACCGGGACCTGCTGTCGCGCCGCGAATACCGCACCTGGCTCGACACCCACATGAGGGCAGCGTTTGCCAAAAGGTCGATTCATTGGGCCGATGTTACGGTCGCGCCCAGCCACGCATTCGCGGACGAACTAATCCGATGGACCAGTGCTCCCATAGTGGCCATTCATCATGGGTTTGATCGTCAAACTTTTTTTCAAGATGACACTCCACTCGCACCGGCAGTGGAGGAGAAGCTGCGTCGCACCGAACAATCCCTGAAGCTGCTCTTTGTCAGCCACTACAACTACTACCGGAATTTCGAAACGCTTTTTCGAGCGCTGCCTCTGCTGCGCGATCGCATGGGGGATCGTCCGGTCAAACTGTTGCTGACTTGTCAACTCGCGGCCGGCAAAAACCCCGGGACGTATCGGCCCGAAGCCGCCGCCGCCTTGGTGAAAAAACTGGGAATCTCGGACATGGTGGTTGAACTAGGGGCGATTCCGTACCAGCAACTCCATCAGTTGTACCGCCGCACCGATCTATATGTGACTCCTGCCTATGCTGAAACCTTCGCTCACCCTTTGGTGGAAGCGATGGCTAGCGGAGTGCCCGTGATCGCTTCCGACCTTCCGGTGCATCGCGAAATCTGCCAGGATGCGGCCGCGTATTTCCCGCCACTCTCAGCGAAGGAGCTGGCGGAAACATTGGCTCGGTTGGCTGGGGCGTCAGGCACATCGAGACACATGGCGGACGTTGGATTCGAGCGGTCGCAGCAATTTTCCTGGAAAGCGCACGTGGAAGAAATCGTGAA